One genomic window of Thermus oshimai DSM 12092 includes the following:
- a CDS encoding DNA cytosine methyltransferase — protein sequence GFHTLGFEVLAALDIKRDAAETFHTNFGIAVCDRPFLTRGCYSVCDISESAVHGGLPTPSIVIGGPPCQDFSVMRGVEQERGGIKTLRGKLYLQFARYLAVLKPLAFVFENVPGLLSSNSGRDISAILEDITNLELLPNQWIRQYEAEPNRTPPPPEDLLSEARRGEIPSYHIVFSGVVDASWHGVPQRRKRLIIIGFRRDLAVRMDHILAIEEALAGSPALRKYPLTSLEALEGATLPELRDIYREIVAEYNGLFSGNDPVDDYLRLHKGDPRDPLFDQALEEHRATIRLLGWEGTSLTVAPPDAFPDGSHALPRERPAVLARMHQIPPGENHEIVRGTEHEVEGRGFSLIYRRLHPLLPAYTVVAHGGGGTWGYHYRRSRSRLTNRERARLQSFPDTFQFVGKTSEVRSQIGEAVPPLLSLRIAEAVNNVLEDVGEAEPAP from the coding sequence GGCTTCCACACCTTGGGCTTTGAGGTTCTAGCTGCGCTTGATATCAAGCGCGATGCGGCCGAAACCTTCCATACCAACTTTGGGATTGCCGTTTGTGATAGGCCGTTTTTAACTAGGGGGTGCTACTCAGTCTGCGACATCTCCGAATCGGCAGTGCACGGAGGCCTTCCAACTCCCTCTATCGTAATTGGGGGGCCGCCCTGCCAAGACTTTTCCGTTATGAGAGGGGTAGAGCAGGAGCGAGGAGGAATCAAAACGCTCAGGGGAAAACTCTACCTTCAGTTCGCACGGTATCTTGCTGTTCTCAAGCCCCTAGCATTTGTCTTCGAGAACGTACCTGGCCTGCTCTCTTCCAACTCTGGGAGAGATATAAGCGCGATCTTAGAAGACATTACCAACCTGGAGCTTCTTCCAAATCAGTGGATAAGGCAGTATGAAGCGGAACCCAACCGAACTCCTCCTCCCCCCGAAGATCTTCTCAGTGAAGCCAGGAGAGGGGAAATACCCTCCTACCACATCGTCTTTTCAGGTGTGGTTGACGCTTCCTGGCACGGCGTGCCACAGCGCCGCAAGAGGCTCATAATTATTGGATTCCGCAGAGATCTAGCTGTGCGGATGGACCACATTTTGGCGATCGAAGAAGCCCTGGCTGGATCGCCAGCCCTCAGAAAGTACCCCCTTACATCCTTAGAAGCTTTGGAAGGTGCGACGCTTCCTGAACTAAGAGATATCTACCGCGAAATTGTTGCAGAATACAATGGACTTTTTTCCGGAAATGACCCTGTAGATGACTACCTCCGCCTCCACAAGGGCGATCCTAGAGACCCATTATTTGATCAAGCTCTAGAAGAACATAGAGCCACGATTCGGCTTCTGGGGTGGGAAGGAACATCTTTAACCGTAGCACCCCCGGACGCCTTTCCGGACGGATCTCACGCCCTCCCTCGGGAGAGGCCAGCTGTACTCGCCCGTATGCACCAGATTCCTCCAGGCGAAAATCACGAAATCGTCCGCGGAACCGAACACGAAGTAGAAGGACGAGGGTTCAGCCTCATATACCGAAGGCTCCACCCCCTCCTCCCTGCCTACACGGTGGTAGCTCACGGGGGTGGAGGCACTTGGGGCTACCATTACCGAAGGAGCAGGAGCAGGCTTACCAACCGTGAGCGGGCAAGGCTTCAAAGCTTCCCCGACACATTTCAGTTTGTGGGGAAGACATCAGAGGTCCGCTCCCAGATCGGTGAAGCCGTGCCCCCTCTCCTCTCTCTGAGAATTGCAGAAGCAGTGAACAACGTCCTAGAAGATGTCGGAGAAGCAGAACCTGCT